The following are encoded together in the Montipora capricornis isolate CH-2021 chromosome 5, ASM3666992v2, whole genome shotgun sequence genome:
- the LOC138049614 gene encoding RNA-binding protein Musashi homolog 1-like, with protein MIARGSFLVNQSVYRLFSRLIGVPAQPLISSSSRLKLCQHGHTLLSRTRNLSLYPRLLFSADLSEKSQQENEKSASPERTVFVANFKWPITETSLREHFSKFGQIEQFVWGQTKLTKQARGFALVTFARENDLSNVLRQPHDLLGFQLIVKKYLQKSVGETCVVEVRNLDEKWRKEDLLEHFSKYGSVVAIDWPIHVLANAKQDRCFIQFSSKEEAEEALKKENQILSDQRGGQEILVSKSTSKAHKSFEGSKRLIAIADTTVESIATHFTKFGNIEAIWGNFSIVGPKSTLRPTFSLLFKEEGSVEKITKQSHFINNQEIFTLRGAPKLAPWYPFERRIVVDKLPFEVTGQDVIKHFHQFGIVNQLHFVRVPETGEKVACIVTFEKRETVTRVIAEGNPKLCGQKGRVRSVGYRNLDDTVIDLISATCSFDS; from the coding sequence ATGATTGCACGTGGTTCTTTTTTGGTGAATCAGTCAGTTTATAGGCTGTTCTCTAGACTTATCGGGGTTCCAGCTCAACCACTCATTTCGTCAAGCTCACGACTTAAACTTTGTCAACATGGCCACACCTTACTCTCGCGTACAAGAAACCTCTCTCTTTACCCCCGTTTGCTGTTCTCGGCGGACCTGTCCGAAAAATCTCAGCAAGAGAACGAGAAGTCTGCAAGTCCCGAAAGGACGGTATTTGTTGCGAACTTCAAATGGCCCATCACAGAAACATCTTTGCGGgagcatttttcaaaatttggtcagATTGAACAATTCGTGTGGGGACAGACAAAGCTAACGAAACAAGCAAGAGGGTTTGCTTTGGTAACGTTTGCGAGGGAAAACGATTTAAGCAACGTTCTTCGCCAGCCTCACGATTTGCTTGGTTTTCAGTTAATTGTTAAAAAATATCTGCAGAAGTCAGTTGGCGAGACCTGTGTTGTTGAGGTACGTAACTTGGATGAGAAATGGAGGAAAGAAGATTTACTGGAACATTTTTCGAAGTACGGATCAGTTGTTGCAATAGATTGGCCGATTCACGTACTGGCAAATGCCAAACAAGACAGATGCTTCATCCAGTTTTCATCGAAAGAAGAGGCTGAGGAGGCCTTGAAGAAGGAAAACCAAATATTAAGTGACCAGCGTGGAGGTCAGGAAATTCTTGTGAGCAAAAGCACATCCAAAGCTCACAAAAGTTTTGAAGGTAGCAAAAGGCTAATTGCCATCGCAGATACAACTGTGGAGAGCATTGCGACACATTTTACGAAGTTTGGAAATATTGAGGCAATCTGGGGTAATTTTAGCATTGTAGGTCCCAAATCGACCTTGAGGCCaacattttcattattattcaaGGAAGAGGGTTCAGTTGAAAAAATCACCAAGCAATCACATTTCATCAACAATCAGGAGATTTTCACGTTACGTGGCGCACCAAAACTGGCTCCATGGTATCCTTTTGAGAGAAGGATTGTTGTAGACAAGCTTCCATTTGAAGTCACTGGGCAAGATGTTATTAAACACTTCCACCAGTTTGGCATTGTTAACCAGCTTCATTTTGTAAGGGTTCCAGAAACAGGCGAAAAAGTGGCCTGCATTGTAACTTTTGAAAAACGTGAAACTGTCACAAGGGTAATTGCTGAAGGAAACCCCAAGCTATGTGGCCAGAAAGGGAGGGTCCGAAGTGTTGGATACAGGAATTTGGATGATACTGTCATTGATCTCATAAGTGCTACTTGTTCCTTTGACAGTTAA